Within the Glycine max cultivar Williams 82 chromosome 12, Glycine_max_v4.0, whole genome shotgun sequence genome, the region AGTGATTTATACGGAGACTataattcatttgaaaaacTACTCCTTGATTTAGAAATAAGATGTCCACAattcatatatgttttttttaaaaaatctatatataaCCTTTATGTTTTGCATCTCTTCCATGAAGACACGGGAGTTGATGAGTCATGGGAGCCACTTTTCAATTGTGATGGTTAGATTGTAACATAAAAgctaaaaacaatttttgaaTCATCTAGTTGTGATTTTGTTATCAAAACTTAGAGACATTTCTTGATCTCTTCAATAGCTTTActgtttgattaaattaaaagattgataacattaaaaaaatgtattaaaaagtaTATCGCTAGCATTTTTCCTTGATGGTAATAACATAGAagtttaattacaattttagtACCTCTATTATGGATAACTTGCAATTTTGgtctttgaataatttttattcaaatttatgtcctagttttttttttatgcaatcAAATCCTTtcctcattttttctttatttaaaactcttaaaatttcaaatatattaaaaatctctactattaaatcatttaaaactCTCTATCGATTAAAGACAAATGTTATGGTGCAAATAAGACAATAAAATTAGTtggtaaattagttaaaaacttATAAGATAACTGAAATCTGATAAGTTAGGAGTTGAAAAGTtagaagttaattaatttaattaaaaatatttaataagactaactaataagtattaaataacgttaaaaaacatatttaatatttctaatatttaaattttatttctaataacttatcataattaaaagtaggataataattttttaaattttgtattattaaaaatggtaaaattaaattttttatttgtttttagaaaagtaaagttaaataaactttattagaattatattggttaaaactatttttttaacattaaagtACTCTATTAATAATactattttaaaacaataaataaaaaatactttttcttaaacatttactttttaaatgaacaataaaaatttaaatgtatatGTTTATCACTATGAAACATGatacaaatcatttttttttactttgattggtaaaatttaatcttttttcgtTGGAATTTCACTGCTGTATAATGAAGTAcgtatgattttgattttttatatcaatttttgaTTTAGTAACCAAATACTTGAactataaatcaaaataaacaatacaataattcattaaaataaatagtttgacattaaataaactaattaaaaaaatagaatttcaaGTTGCATAACAGCAAAGAAAATTAGATATGAGGGTTTTTCATATAAccaacaaaaaagaatttttaaattaaataaaaagataaaataaaatagttagaataaaattaaaaaaactaataacttatatgttaatttatttttcataaattacttaaagtaatttatgaaaaataaactaCCAAAATAAACTCGTTTAccaaacaaatattttagtaaaaaaaatattataaactagtcaaataaacttataagtttcttaaaaaacttacaaaaaatagtctaacttaaataaaataatactaaaatacGAGGGCATAATTACcattcaatttcataattactaCAGGCTAATTGAGGTCCAATAGTTCTATCTCATCCAAGCtaataagaatcaaaattatttcCACCCAAACATTTGTTACCCCAACCGACTGAAGTACTTACTAAGAGGCCTAAGATAACCTAATCAACTTAGGTTTAGCCACACCCTTCTTACTCCCAATAGCTGACATAACATGTGATGACACATTAATAGTTATCCCATCTAGCTTTTCCACCCATGCTTACATATTCTTCAGAAGCTCTCATATACACTATAATTCTATTGGACCATTTAGGCTACTATTTTAACATCCATGGACAGGTAACATTTTATACAACATGAAGCTGTTTTTTTGTTCTCTTCTATTCTCTGCTATGCACTTAGCACAAGTACTGTTCTAGTTTTCTatacttaatataaaaattatctaattaaCCGCCATTTTAACATTCACAGGCGCCAACATTTTATACAATACGGGTCACATGAAAAATTTATGTGTGGCAATTGGTATATGCTAAAATTTAGGTTTATTGCGGTCACGTGGATTTAACTTTaccgtaataaataaaaacaataacttcacctaaaaaaataattaagcctAAGATGCACATGAAACTCAAagctttaattaaaataacacttAAATACTTTTCATATTAgtgatatatgtttttttttccagttattaccaaaaatattttcttattttattattagtactttcaaacttttacttttggtataTACTATTGGTCTCAATCCATTAAGTGATAACATGATGAATTAATAAAGTATTACATCATCCATTAAGTGATAACATGATCAATTAATAAAGTATTACATCATCGATTAagtaataatatgaaaaattattaaagtgtTACTTTATCACTTAATTAATTTAGACTAActacaaataataaaagtaaaatttttaaaatgtcatgtaataaaataaaaaatatattttagataataaactaaaaaaaatattaaacgtattaaaaatatatttaagtcttaaattaaatatgaaaaaactaATCCTATCCAAAGCtttcaatttttgtaaaaagtatatttctttaaaaaaaaatctgcaaAGTCGTTGATAATACtcaatttccttttttaaaaaataatttaaattatataacgATGAAATCTTCCCACATAAAGCCAGAAAAACCCAATTGGCACTTGAGTTGGTTAACCTCAAAGGGGCATAAATTGGCAGTGTTGTTGCgattaagaaaaaagagagattgGCCAATTGGGTTTCTTCGTTATAAAAAAGCATCCATTTTTCTCAcacccttttgctttttctacATTTCCCTTTCCTAAATTCCTCTTCTACTACTCACACCTCTCTTTTCTCTCCCACTCTTTCTCCCTCCTCAATtacttctccttttttttctgattttttctttctttctttgaagGTTTCGTTTTGCAGGTCGCTCCAATGGGGAAATCCTCCTCTTCGCTCAAGAAGAAACGTTCTAAGAAATTATCGAAGGTAccctcatttttcttctttttatttgaattttagggtatttaattttaagtttcagATTTAATCTAAAACAatctcattaatttaattttaggaaaaGAAAACGAATGTTATGTTTTTGTTATTGCTTGTGTTTTTGAActgaaaattgtaattttgtgtTCGTAGACTGActgcgatttttttttttgtgggctcctaggtttttttttcttcattgtaaATGTGTAGATTATTTATATACGATTTGGTTGTTGAGTTTTCTAACCTGAGCGTATGTAGTTTGTTGAGTTGATTGATTTAACTAGTGTGGATTTTCCTGATTTTATGTCTAATTTGATGGTTTAGGCCAAGGCAAGCAGTAAAAGTAAGAGAAGTAGGAAAAGTAAATCCAAGAAGGTTCGTCGCCGTAAGGTTTCTCCTTCTAGTTCTGACTATGATGATTCAAAAAGTTTGGACACATTGGCTTCCTCTAGTTCTGAAGATAGCTACAGAAGAAAAAGGGACAGATCTCGCACAAGAAAAGATGTGAAAGGTCTTAGGAGGAAGGCTCGAGGACGATCTTACAGCAGTGACAGCAGCGAGGACTCTCATTATgctaggaagagaaaaaaggcaAAGAGGAAAAATGAGCGTGACGAGGTGATGAAGAAATCCTCCCAGAagaaaaagattaagagagaaGCAAGTGTTGATTTGATGAGCAGCAGATCGTGGAGCTGCTCAACATGTCAGGATGGGAGTGCTAGCAGTGATGACAGCCAATGTAAGAGCCGCAGGGGAAGatcagaaagaaaagagaaagacagAAGAAGGTCGAGAGGAAGAATTGGAAGTAAAAAGAGTAGTAGATACAGGGCAAGAAGTTGTTCTCCGTGCAGTATTGAAAATAGTTATGAAGTGACTGAGGAGAAATCCGTTGGTGAGAACAATTCCAGACGGTTACGATCAGTTATTACTGTTACAAAAGAGGCGGAAGAATATGGGGAATTGTATAGAAATGAAACCAAGGAGGAGATTGTTTATGATCATGATTACCCTTGTAGAAGTAATGACAGTAATGATGGGGGGACAAAGACAGAGTTGGATCATCATACACTTGCATCAGAAGAGAAATTGGGAATTGAGGATGAGGCAGGAGATATGAATGCTGATCTTAACTTCACAGAGCCCGAACTTAGAGATAGGAGCTACAATGACAGCAGTAACCTTAAAGTGTGTAGTGGTAGGACAATTGAATCTATGAAGGAAACAAGTGAGACTTCTGGTGCTATTGTGAATGATGACTTGGAGTCAATTCTAAGACAAAGAGCATTGGAAAATCTAAGAAAGTTTCGGGAGATTCAGTCTAGTGCAAAAGCTCCtgatcagaaaaataaaattgatagcCTGGTGAAGCAACCAATTACAAATAAACACGAACTGGTTCAAGGTAAGCCTGTTGTCAATGATGCAGCTGCAGGAACAAAAATTGATAAGCGAACCCTTGGAGAAGAAACTAATTTGCCTGATGGGAGGAGAAATTTAATTGCCTGTCCAAGAAACAATGAAAGGATTTCAAACATGGATAAAGATGTATCTGCTAAGTGTCATCCAGCCGGTGCACCAGAGAAGGTGATTGATTCAGACAATCCTAGCGGAACAATTACTGAATCCTCCAATTACAATACTACCAATTTAGAATTGACCAAACAAGCACAAAATTCTTGCTGTGATTCACTTCAAACACATGCTTCAAATGAAGCTGCCAATGCAAATTTACCAGTGACTGAGGTTGATGTAGAAAGGAATGCAGCTAAGACTTCTCATGCTGCAATCCAGAGTGTTAATAGCAATGACAGAAATGTCAATGTTTCATCAGAAGAGAATAAATCAGGCAAATTGCAAGATGAGTCCAACCAGGGTTCCCAGTTTGAGAAGAAAACAATGAACGTGATGCGGGGTGGTGAAATGGTACAGGTGAGTGTGTCGTAATTTTTCCAATATTCTGAATGTTACTGACATAATGTTGTTGGCCCTAAAATATGGTATGCAATCCTTTACTTGTCCCCTTTTTTATTACTAGTAGTTTGTGCATGTGCAGGTTAGCTACAAGGTCTATATCCCTAATAAAGTCCCTGCTTTGGCTAGAAGGCAACTTAAGCGATGATCTTCTATCTGCTCTTCTGGTGAAGAAAGGGCTTTTTGACGTTTTGTTCATCTTTGTTTGATTCATGTAAGGGTAGAGACATGTGCAAGAAAGTATAGAGATGAAGAGATTATCTGTTGATTCATCCGTGTTTGAACTTCAAGAAATACATCAATTTCTCTATTATtagctatattttattttatttttaggtaacATTGTATTCGTAGATTATTTGAATGTGGCCTGTCACAATAATATTAATGCAGCCATTGCAACATGAAGAAGGTCTTTATTATTAGTTCTTTCTGGTGGAAGATGAAAGACCTTACCTATGTTTGCTCTGCCACATGCAAACAAGCTCTCTCAGATGGTATATCGTGCGTGTTTAATCATTCTGTTTGATGAAAATACTCAAGTATTTTTTAGAACTTTTGAAATCACTTTATTCCTCCAAATATGGTACGAGGCTGACTTGGAATTTGCAAACCTCATTTGGGCACAACTGATAGTCCAGGACCCTCAGTAACTAAAAATGGATGCATCAATAATCTCTTAAAatgacttaaaataaaaaatcctaaaatgGGTAGTGAATTTAAAAAGTGTTTCCTATGTCAAGGGAGTCTAGCTGACGAAGTCTTTGTTCCTACCTATAAAAAAAGGTGTTTCCAATAACAAATTCTAGCATAGACTATTTTCAGCAATAAGAATTTCTCATTTACcagcaatataaaaaaataatgctaaATAAGGCCTCAgagaaaatccaaacaaaataatgaaatgtaTTAATTCAGTCCAAAAGCACAAAATTTGCAATGTAATACACATGATATACCGTATTATACGTACTAATATCATGTGAATTAATTCAGTCCAAAAGCACGCAAAAtccaaatatgtttttagtttttattctattaataataaaaaaattattcttataatgatttttaaaacaattatcataaaaaagtaAGTTTATCATATTACAATTatgaatgaattgcattttacaaaaatatttatactatttatttgataattaaaaaatctttatagtttttatatatatttctataaaaaaaatatagatttaaatatatgttttatatctaccatatattcatttttcagtttactatctaaaaaatattaactttttttttattttactacctaatatttttaagtttttgcttttagtgttttttttctatCCATCAACTAATCATATGATAAACTAACAAGGTGTTATATTGTAGTTTGAGTTACacctttttttactttatttttaaattaaagtttacaTACTTTGTTAGGTTGAACTATTTTTCCTTCCCAATTTTATTTCTTGACAATTGACATATATGTAAATTTGCAATTTATGCATGCCAGCATGTGTAGTCATTCACTTGCTAGGCAGAATGGGTAAATAATCC harbors:
- the LOC102660802 gene encoding uncharacterized protein; the encoded protein is MGKSSSSLKKKRSKKLSKAKASSKSKRSRKSKSKKVRRRKVSPSSSDYDDSKSLDTLASSSSEDSYRRKRDRSRTRKDVKGLRRKARGRSYSSDSSEDSHYARKRKKAKRKNERDEVMKKSSQKKKIKREASVDLMSSRSWSCSTCQDGSASSDDSQCKSRRGRSERKEKDRRRSRGRIGSKKSSRYRARSCSPCSIENSYEVTEEKSVGENNSRRLRSVITVTKEAEEYGELYRNETKEEIVYDHDYPCRSNDSNDGGTKTELDHHTLASEEKLGIEDEAGDMNADLNFTEPELRDRSYNDSSNLKVCSGRTIESMKETSETSGAIVNDDLESILRQRALENLRKFREIQSSAKAPDQKNKIDSLVKQPITNKHELVQGKPVVNDAAAGTKIDKRTLGEETNLPDGRRNLIACPRNNERISNMDKDVSAKCHPAGAPEKVIDSDNPSGTITESSNYNTTNLELTKQAQNSCCDSLQTHASNEAANANLPVTEVDVERNAAKTSHAAIQSVNSNDRNVNVSSEENKSGKLQDESNQGSQFEKKTMNVMRGGEMVQVSYKVYIPNKVPALARRQLKR